In Tenacibaculum sp. 190524A02b, the genomic stretch CTTAACAAATACAAGAAGTGCATGGCAAGCTGCTTATGTTTCTTGGCAAAAAGTAGCTTTATTTCAAGTAGGTAAAGCGCAGCAGTTAAATATGGTTGGTAATATAAATACGATTCCAACTGATGTAGATAAGATTAAATCTTATGCTGAATCTGAATCGTACAATTTAGAATCTCCTAACTTAACAGCAGTACAAGGTTTACCTGCCTTAGATTATTTACTAAATGGATTAGGTACTGATCAAGAAACTATTGATTTTTATACTACAGCTACAGATGCAGCAAAGTTTAAAAATTATTTAAAAGACATTACTGAAAGGTTAAATAAGTTAACTAAAATGGTTTATGATGACTGGAAAGGTGCTTATAGAAATGAGTTTGTAAATAATGACGGGTATACAATTACTAGTAGTGTAGATAAGTTAGTAAACTTCTATGTAGTAGATTTTTATGAAAAACAATTTAGAGACCCTAAAATAGGTATACCAGCAGGTACCAAAACAGGGATAGCTGTACCAGAAAAAGTAGAAGCTTTCTATAAAAAAGATATTTCTAAGTTATTATATACAACTAGTTTAACTGCTATTAAAAATTTCTTCCAAGGAGTTTCATATTCTGGTAGTAAAGGAACTAGTTTACAACAATATTTAGAGTTTTTAAAACGTAAAGATTTAGCTGATGTTATAAACACTAAGTTCAATGCGTTAGAACAAATGTCAGATAAACTAAAAGATAATTTTCATGGCCAAATTCAAACAGAAAAAGTGGTGTTTTTAAATACTTATGATGCAATACAAGCAATATTAAAAAGCTTTAAGCCAGATATGATGAGTGCTATGAGTGTGATGAACACTTCTACGGATACTGATAATGACTAAAATTAGTATTCAAAAATACTTACAAAAAAATACGGATTCAGCTCCATTAGCTGTATTCCGTATTTTTTTTGGTTTATTAATGTTTATAAGTTTATTGCGGTTTTGGAGCAAAGGTTGGATTGAAGATTTATACATTAAACCAAAATTTTTCTTTTCTTTTTATGGTTTTGAATGGGTTAAACCTATAGGAGAATATACATACTTGCTATTTATAATATGTATAATAGCTTCTATTTGTATAACCATAGGGTATAAGTATCGCTTAGCTATTATTTCATTTTTTTTGTGTTTTACCTATATAGAATTAATGGATAAAACACACTATCTAAATCATTACTACTTTGTATGTATCATTAGTTTTCTTTTAACACTGTTGCCAGCCAATGCGTATTTTTCTTTAGATGCCAAATTAGATAAAAAAAAAGCTTTTCAAGAAATACCACGATGGACTATTGATAGTATTAAATTAATGCTATGTATTGTTTATTTTTATGCAGGTTTAGCTAAATTAAATTCAGATTGGTTATTGAGAGCTTCACCGCTTAATATATGGTTACCAATAAGAAATACAATTCCAATAATAGGAGAATTCATGCCTAAAACATGGTTTCACTTTGCCATGAGTTGGTCAGGAGCTATATATGACTTGACTATCCCTTTTCTTTTGATTTTTAAGCGAACACGAAAAATTGGATTCATTTTAGTAGTAGTATTTCACATATTTACAAGAATATTATTTTCTATAGGAATGTTCCCTTATATAATGATTGTAGCAACAATTATCTTTTTTGATAAGAAAGTACATCATAAAATTTTAGAGGTAATTTCTTCGTTATTTAAAATATCAAAAGAATGTTTTGATACTAATAAGGCATATATAAGTTCCAGAACTCAAAAAATAACTATTATTGCACTCGCAATATTTTTTACGATTCAATTACTTTTTCCTTTTCGATATTTACTATATCCAGGAGAACTTTTTTGGACTGAAGAAGGTTATCGTTTTTCTTGGAGAGTAATGTTAATTGAAAAAGCCGGATATGCCGAATTTAAAGTGATTGATAAAGAAACAAAGCAACATATATATATAGATAATCAAGATTATTTGACCAAAATACAAGAGAAGCAAATGAGTTTTCAACCTGATTTTATATTAGAATATGCTCACTATTTGGGGGATACTTTTAAAAAAAAGGGAATGAAATCGCCACAAGTTTTTGTAGATAGTCATGTAACATTAAATGGAAGGTTAAGTACTCGTTTTATAGAGCCTACCATAGATTTATATCAACAAAAAGATAGTTTTAAACATAAAAATTGGATTATACCTTTTAATCATGAAATTAAAATTAAAGGATTATAGTATTATTTTCATTTTACTTTTCACTATAGCTAGTTCGAGCTATAGTCAATACAAAATTTTTGGTAAAATAACTGATAATGAAGGAAAAGCTATTAGTAATGTAGAAGTTTACGTTGACGGAAATGGAAAAACAACTATTTCAGATAAATTAGGAGAATACGAA encodes the following:
- a CDS encoding imelysin family protein; the encoded protein is MKKIFFFSFLFVLLSCGGSDSNGGGETGEGNPDSFNRKEMLAFWADQIIIPAYTDFNSKTNELNNSVQDFTKTPTQSNLTNTRSAWQAAYVSWQKVALFQVGKAQQLNMVGNINTIPTDVDKIKSYAESESYNLESPNLTAVQGLPALDYLLNGLGTDQETIDFYTTATDAAKFKNYLKDITERLNKLTKMVYDDWKGAYRNEFVNNDGYTITSSVDKLVNFYVVDFYEKQFRDPKIGIPAGTKTGIAVPEKVEAFYKKDISKLLYTTSLTAIKNFFQGVSYSGSKGTSLQQYLEFLKRKDLADVINTKFNALEQMSDKLKDNFHGQIQTEKVVFLNTYDAIQAILKSFKPDMMSAMSVMNTSTDTDND
- a CDS encoding HTTM domain-containing protein gives rise to the protein MTKISIQKYLQKNTDSAPLAVFRIFFGLLMFISLLRFWSKGWIEDLYIKPKFFFSFYGFEWVKPIGEYTYLLFIICIIASICITIGYKYRLAIISFFLCFTYIELMDKTHYLNHYYFVCIISFLLTLLPANAYFSLDAKLDKKKAFQEIPRWTIDSIKLMLCIVYFYAGLAKLNSDWLLRASPLNIWLPIRNTIPIIGEFMPKTWFHFAMSWSGAIYDLTIPFLLIFKRTRKIGFILVVVFHIFTRILFSIGMFPYIMIVATIIFFDKKVHHKILEVISSLFKISKECFDTNKAYISSRTQKITIIALAIFFTIQLLFPFRYLLYPGELFWTEEGYRFSWRVMLIEKAGYAEFKVIDKETKQHIYIDNQDYLTKIQEKQMSFQPDFILEYAHYLGDTFKKKGMKSPQVFVDSHVTLNGRLSTRFIEPTIDLYQQKDSFKHKNWIIPFNHEIKIKGL